Proteins encoded in a region of the Mesoflavibacter profundi genome:
- a CDS encoding anhydro-N-acetylmuramic acid kinase: MIKDNYKVVGVMSGTSLDGIDLAEIHFTKNETWQFQILNSTTISYSEDWLRQLKNLTQKSKEDLQQIDVDYTNYLAEVITTFIKKNNINHLDAVCSHGHTALHQPEQKLTYQIGNLPVLAEQLKQTVVCDFRVQDVHFGGQGAPLVPIGDQLLFSAYDYCINLGGFANVSTLINKQRIAFDICPVNIVLNKYVQQLGIDYDDKGYIASQGKINQQLLEQLNALNFYKKSYPKSLGLEWVEQQIFPLIDNYKLEVKDILHTMTHHVAQQIAKVINQKDNASVLLTGGGTYNDFLVERIKALTNAKIVIPSAELIEFKEALIFGFLGVLKLREENNCLASVTGASKDHSSGKIYKF, from the coding sequence ATGATAAAAGATAATTACAAAGTTGTTGGTGTGATGTCTGGGACATCTTTAGACGGAATTGATTTAGCAGAAATCCATTTCACTAAAAATGAAACTTGGCAATTTCAAATTTTAAATTCGACTACAATTTCTTATTCTGAAGATTGGCTCAGACAACTAAAAAACTTAACTCAAAAATCAAAAGAAGATTTACAGCAAATAGATGTTGATTACACCAATTATTTAGCTGAAGTTATTACGACTTTCATTAAAAAAAACAACATAAATCACCTTGATGCTGTTTGCTCTCATGGTCATACCGCATTACACCAACCAGAACAAAAATTAACGTATCAAATCGGAAATTTACCTGTATTGGCAGAACAATTAAAACAAACTGTTGTATGTGATTTTAGAGTACAAGATGTACATTTTGGTGGTCAAGGCGCGCCATTAGTACCAATTGGTGATCAGCTTTTATTTTCGGCGTATGATTATTGTATTAATCTTGGCGGATTTGCAAACGTGTCTACCCTAATTAATAAGCAGCGCATCGCTTTCGATATTTGTCCAGTAAATATTGTGCTTAATAAATACGTACAACAATTAGGGATTGACTATGACGATAAGGGATATATAGCTTCACAAGGAAAAATAAATCAACAATTATTAGAGCAATTAAATGCTTTAAATTTCTATAAAAAATCATATCCAAAATCCTTAGGATTGGAATGGGTAGAACAGCAAATTTTCCCATTAATAGATAACTACAAATTAGAAGTAAAAGATATTTTGCACACTATGACCCATCATGTGGCGCAACAAATAGCAAAAGTGATTAACCAAAAAGATAATGCATCTGTTTTGCTAACTGGTGGCGGAACGTATAATGATTTTTTAGTTGAAAGAATTAAAGCTTTAACCAATGCTAAAATCGTTATTCCATCTGCTGAATTAATAGAGTTTAAAGAAGCATTAATCTTTGGTTTTTTAGGTGTTTTAAAATTAAGAGAAGAAAATAACTGTTTAGCATCTGTTACAGGAGCAAGTAAAGATCACTCTTCTGGGAAGATTTATAAATTTTAA
- a CDS encoding acyl-CoA dehydrogenase → MDFNLTEEHLMIRDAARDFARTELLPGVIERDDKQQFPQELVKKMGDLGFMGIMVDPKYGGSGMDTISYVLIMEELSKIDASASVMVSVNNSLVCYGLEAFGTEEQKQKYLTKLATGEQIGAFCLSEPEAGSDATSQTTTAIDKGDHYVINGTKNWITNGGRSDVYLVIAQTDREKGHRGINAFIVEKGMEGFDIGPKEDKLGIRGSDTHTLQFNDVKVPKENRIGEDGFGFKFAMKTLSGGRIGIAAQALGIASGAYELALKYSKERKAFGTVICNHQAIAFKLADMYTEIEAARMLVMKAAWDKDQGNNYDMSSAMAKLYASKVAMEQTVEAVQIHGGNGFVKEYHVERLMRDAKITQIYEGTSEIQKIVISRGVIKG, encoded by the coding sequence ATGGATTTTAATCTTACTGAAGAACATTTAATGATACGCGACGCTGCTCGTGATTTTGCTAGAACCGAATTATTACCAGGCGTTATAGAACGTGACGACAAGCAACAATTTCCGCAAGAATTAGTCAAAAAAATGGGTGATCTTGGATTTATGGGAATTATGGTTGATCCTAAATACGGCGGAAGTGGTATGGATACGATTTCTTACGTATTAATTATGGAAGAATTATCTAAAATAGACGCATCTGCTTCTGTAATGGTATCTGTAAATAACTCTTTAGTTTGTTACGGTCTTGAAGCTTTTGGAACAGAAGAGCAAAAACAAAAATACCTTACTAAACTTGCAACTGGTGAGCAAATTGGTGCATTTTGTTTAAGTGAACCAGAAGCTGGTAGTGATGCAACATCGCAAACAACTACTGCAATAGACAAAGGTGACCATTATGTAATTAATGGAACAAAAAACTGGATTACCAATGGTGGTCGTTCTGATGTTTATTTAGTAATTGCACAAACAGACAGAGAAAAAGGACACAGAGGAATCAATGCTTTTATAGTTGAAAAAGGTATGGAAGGTTTTGATATTGGTCCTAAAGAAGATAAATTAGGAATTAGAGGAAGTGATACACATACGCTTCAATTTAACGATGTTAAAGTACCAAAAGAAAACAGAATTGGTGAAGACGGATTTGGATTTAAATTCGCAATGAAAACACTTTCTGGTGGACGTATTGGTATTGCTGCACAAGCTTTAGGTATTGCTTCTGGAGCTTACGAGTTAGCTTTAAAATATAGTAAAGAGCGTAAAGCTTTTGGTACCGTAATTTGTAACCACCAAGCTATTGCTTTTAAACTTGCAGATATGTATACAGAAATTGAAGCTGCACGTATGCTAGTAATGAAAGCTGCTTGGGATAAAGACCAAGGTAACAATTACGATATGTCTAGCGCTATGGCAAAATTATACGCTAGTAAAGTAGCTATGGAACAAACTGTTGAAGCTGTACAAATACACGGTGGAAATGGTTTTGTAAAAGAATACCATGTAGAGCGTTTAATGCGTGATGCAAAAATCACTCAAATTTATGAAGGTACTTCTGAAATCCAAAAGATTGTAATTTCTAGAGGTGTTATTAAAGGATAA